The genomic interval CAGGGAAGATGAGTTGTTGGAACTCAAGCGTCGAAATGACATTTTAATTGCTAAATTTGCTCAACACTATGGTTCGCTGCGGAATCGCAGGTCCATTCCCAAGGAAACGACGACGACTTCCTCCCGGCATAGAGACGACTCATTTCCATTGCCACTAATGCGTGAAGAACATTTAACAACAACATCGTTCCGACGATCTGATGCGGAAGCGAAACGTCAGAACAGCCAGGCTGTTAGGAAATTGGAATGCAAGTGGGAGGTTCGTTATTACGTTGCGTTTTGTATCGAGTTTCTAAAGAACGACTTTTCTGTTGGTTTCAGATACCTGTTGTACAGAGACAAGTAATTACCAACAATTCAGGGACGGTTTTAACACAAGTTGGTGCGATTGCTAAACAATTGCAGttggaaaagttgaattttggCGATGAATGATTTTGTACTACGTGCTGTGAATACATTTGTTACGAAACCGATcattaatttgaattataaCGAAGGTGACATGAATCGATACCCGGAACCAACTGTGATACTCAGTAGTCATTCGCCTTTGGCGAGGTGCCAAAAATCATTCAAGGACTTTCTTAGTCTCcccaaaataaattcaaatgaaaactgaCGACGTTCGCAACGACTTAACGTTCGGTCAAACGGAAgtatcaaaaatcaaaattgaattacctACTAAGCGGAGCAGCAGTTCACggttttatatttcaatttccaaTTGAATTTACATCTTTGATTTACACATTCAACGGATTCACTTGGTTGATACTCGGGTCCGTCTGTTCCACGAGAAATTGACGCCGTAATTCTTATTGCGCTTCTTCAGCGGCTTCTCTTCACCATCAATGTACCACGACCAGCCATTCTTTTCGCAATGGACGATTGCCTCTTCTTTACTATTAAATTGTACCTTCATGTTGGACAGGGGATCACCGCTGAAAATTTAGATTCGAATCATTTCCAGCAGTTGAGATTCGAATCATCTGAAAACTTACGTCGAACTCCATCCCATCAACGGATTCTCCCATCGTTCGCGCGTATCAAATTCCATTTCCCAATTGTTCAAATTATTCGTTCCGCTTTGCATGGCATTTTTCGCTGGAATATAAATGCGGACGCGTCGTGTACGAACATGTTCGAGGGGAACTCCGCTGATCGCCGAAATATCTCTCTGagatcaaaaatgaaattgttattCGTGCGACGCGAGTATTGAAACCGACATTACCTCCACTGGAATTGTGACCAGACCGGAAAGCTTTGCCTTTTGCTGGTACTCTTTCGGGGAAACGACGACTTCGGCATCAACAATCGGTGCCTCTTTGTGTGACGTAGCTTTTGATATATCGTCGACATATTTGGCCGATGTCGTGGAAAAGGCAGCTTTCCTGAAATTAGACTCGATTTTCATTGTGGGAACGAAAATTGTATATCAAGTTCAAATGTATGGTGCTGAGCACCTAAATGTTATGTCATAATGTTTTGGTTGGAACTTAACCATAAGCTTTCGAGAATACTGGATGACAATCCGTTGAATCAGTAAAAAGCTAGGTTGTCAGTTTACCGTATCCAAATACTTACCATTGCAAATTGCCTGTTCTGACGATCGTACGCAGTAACGAAGACATTTTCCGTCTAATTTAATCCTGgcaaatcgaaaatatttttgacagcTCGATTCTGTGTTTTTCTTCTGTTGACATTCACTTCTTCATCGTCGAGAAGGTCAGAGACATCTGCCAGCAATTTAAAATGAGAACAGCGCTGCCGATATTTTTTCATCTTCTACGTTACCCGAGTCAGTCGGCTGTTTATTGTTGATTAGAAACGTCGAAAATGTTGCTGACCCTACAACACAAGGACGCGAAAAACACCTAATTCGAAATTgactttaaattgtttttcatgttttgGGAAAACAACGAAGGTTTTTCtgaagccttttagtttcttcTCCACTTGTCACTTTCGAGAAATTGCGTAAAATCCGATGAAATCAATTGGTCTGTCCCAAGGTTATCTTACCTGTCGAAACGTCATCCAaaccaaaaattattgtttatagGATGTTCACAAAAAAGTTGAGGTTAATGGCTCAGTGGGTGCtctcaaggttctgaaagaacaggttgagacacttacgaaggcgggtgaaacacaaatattacacaccgccttcgtgatcaactcgaaagtgtcttaacacaccgccttcgtgatcaactcgaaagtgtcttaacctgttcttttagAACCTTGGGTGCTCTCGCTTGTTTTCACAGTATGATGAAACAGACCTATTGTGCacgcaaataactattttttgttgacacAGAAGAAATTTTAGGCAAACTTTGCTTTAGGTAGTGTGCATCGATATAATTTAGGGTAGATGCCAATCGAAGAACGAAGaacgaaaattcggaaatttagTGTTCTTCCAAGGCCcttaaaaatgtcaatcgtcatccacagagaagccaacacaatctcactttgaagtttcaACGAACTAATTTGTCGATGACGGTCGATTGTTTTTttggcctgtcaaaattcgtttttaccgtacgatggaagacaCAATGACACAAGATTTCAATACACAACATACGGTGAAGGGACATGAAAAAGTACATTAAAAAGGAGAGGGACAttaagattttcaaatatttgtatggctTTATTCCGCACGCTTTCTTAGAACAtaagttacgttacacatacaCTCTTTATGCAGAAACGTTGTTTGTTTATCTACCCTACCTTTATCGATGGTTATGTGAAGCTATAGTTTTACTGTCAACAAGACTGGAAATGTTGCACTTCTGCCGAGTCTGTGTACTTAGTTCAATAACGCAATAAAAGTGCCAAATGGAAAGCGTGACGCAACGTTAATTTCCCAAATATTAATTTACCAGTTGGCGATTCTCATATTTTCGTAACTCTAAGAATtagtaacttgacagttgcatGTATAAAATCTCGtcagaactgtcaagttacgaatgtTAACGAGAATTGGTACCCAGGAAGCGTTAAATTACAAAACctaataggtttgttccaaggccatatgaattgtcaaatttcatccatataaccataacctcaataatacctctgtgtaaatcgcgtaggcgacgttggtcgatttgtatgaaatatcacgtaagcgacgttgctatggatgaagttgtcgttgttcgggttgtcaaagttcgtgtttacagttacttggaacaaacctattcaAACATGAGAACAAAAgaatagtaggttacagtgcaccctgcgaaaatgattcattacatgggggaacaattttgagatacgagcaactcacaagtgtgtgtttaagcgccaaggtttgaaaactgttattttgacaagggtagagtttgcatatccgagccgaaggcgaggtatgtaactacccgcgtcaaaataacagttttcaaatcgAGGCGCTTAAACATACACGCGTGAGTTGcgagtttcaaaattgttccaccatgtaatgaatcattgcAGCAGGGTGCactgtattctattttattgcttgcccatgcgaaaattgattcttacatatcaatttctataaatagcAACAAAAGCTGATTTAAATACAACTATCTCCGTAGACAAAATCAACCaaacaaatagaaattttttcggcACTATAAAACCAGTACACAGCCGAAAACGGCTCATActtcttcataaaaatatcccgaaaatattggtattggTACAGCAATATTGGTACTGCTGTAccaataccaatattttccGTACCGAAAGTGATCGAAGTGATCACACCATAGCAGGTGCCATATTGTCATTGAATTGTTATTCCGTTCCATGATAATACATTCTaagcaatgattttgttgtttttgttatttagacgaaaaattttgcagtgaagtGAAATGAATTGTATCTAAAATTAATCAATGTGTGAAGTGTTTTcgaattgaagtgaaaaatacgcAACTAAAAGTGCTCGCCATGTGTGTTCAtaacaaacattgaaattattgctaGAACAAATATGGCTGACgctttcagttttgtgatttttctttttaagaattgaaattcttttgccACACTGAACTCTCGCCACTGCAAAATAATTgtccaaaaacacaaaacatcaataattattcCCGTTTTCATGTTAGAgagcataaaatatttcagatg from Bradysia coprophila strain Holo2 unplaced genomic scaffold, BU_Bcop_v1 contig_732, whole genome shotgun sequence carries:
- the LOC119084172 gene encoding NADH dehydrogenase [ubiquinone] iron-sulfur protein 4, mitochondrial, which codes for MSSLLRTIVRTGNLQWKAAFSTTSAKYVDDISKATSHKEAPIVDAEVVVSPKEYQQKAKLSGLVTIPVERDISAISGVPLEHVRTRRVRIYIPAKNAMQSGTNNLNNWEMEFDTRERWENPLMGWSSTGDPLSNMKVQFNSKEEAIVHCEKNGWSWYIDGEEKPLKKRNKNYGVNFSWNRRTRVSTK